The nucleotide sequence atattttcaacgtCGGCAAATCGCtacgttaataaaaaaacagagaTAAACATCACGCCAGATTTATTACCGTGTAATATTCATCCTGAAAAAAAGCATGTCTCCGAATGCGAGAGATCTTCGACTTTTGATAAGTTTCCTAAATTCTGCGTTAAATAAAAGATGCTTATTGCGCAATTATTAAGAGTAATTAtgaagcaaaatattatttataaaaaaagttattttggaaaattctgatttttgcgaatttctattatttttcattattttataaatctatttttgtaactataaatatattctacatttttccTCGTTCGCAGCAATCATGTTTATATccttatcattattattcaaaagGTTAATTTTACTAcacttgaaatataaattacgtcAGATACGAATGAATGATTATAGAGgctaatgaatttttaatgcaGACGAGCTAAATATGATCGCAAATAAAAAGGATTGCATCCTCCACTCGTCGCGTGAGAAATTTCTCTGATCGCGAGTTAACTCGCCATGCGCGGTGATTTCAGAGGCGTGGGTGTCGATCGCGCGTGGGAAAAAAATTCACGATTTCCACCTGTAAATTTTCCCCGAATTAAAACTGCGAGGAGAAATCgttagttataattaaataaataaatatatgtaggtatatatgtatatgcataaagTATTTTGATATTTCCATATCTAGATTCCATAGAACGTGCAATTTTCTCGTCCGTTCTCACTGCACTCGACGTTTTAGTATGTAATCACACAAAGGTCAAAATCATGTTCGGTATGATCTTAGATCGCTGCTGCTGGCCCTCATTAAGACtaattgaaatgtttttccTGATTGACACTCTTACATCCGCACTTTTGTACGCTTCTCGATCTGACCGCGAATCGTATAAATAAGTCCCGCGACGTTGTAATTATCCATGAATGAAATTCGCTTCTCGTGAAGTTAACCTTTCACTTAGTATTTAGTTCTTGAATGAAGGGGCTCGACACAACCACAGAAAAGGTCGTGATCGCTCTGCCCGCGCGACCTTCGCTTGTCTCGTCGTTACTGCCAGATAAGTCGTTAAAGGGATACTCTCGTCTCGACTCTTACAGTCTCGACAGAACAGGAAAATCGGTTTCTAAACGACGGAGCAGCtatctattaaaaagaaaatagttttgtcagaaattaaagcaaatttatcacaaatttttaattaattttgatcgaTCTTTCGGCGAcacggtttttttttgcaatcaGGATGCGTCTCTTTCGTCGTCGAATGCATTGaaattttatgacaaaaatCGATCCAACGTAATAAACGCTTCATTACTACCAGTTCCTATCGACTCCATTAACATGACTATGGCGAGACTGCTATTATTTTATCGGCTTATCGACGAATATGCAAATAGCCTTTGCTTCGTGAAACGCTATGTACAAATTGGTCGTATGAGTTATTCAGAATTTCGACACACTTGTGGGTTTGCATGTACGCgatattaacaataagtgtTGACTATCTCTCATAACTTCAACTTTATAGCTGATCGGTTTACACTACGCTTGAAAAAGCAGACATTTcctaaaaagtattttcagCGCTGATATAAATTTGTCTGCCCGCTTGGCAAAAAAGGATCTAACATAAAGCATTACCACCTTCTcctggaaaaattttattaacggtGTATATCACCCGCAAAGGTTTATTGCAACGTATCTACACCTGCGTATTAAGATTAGCTGGCAACCTTGGAGATTAGAATAATTCGCTTTCCGTCTTGTCCATgaactataaattttataatttcgtgaCGAGATCGTCTTTCAGAAAGATTTCGTAGATTTCatgaatttctaaaaatttaaatacaaatttgatTCTTATTAACACATCCGCGATGAATGTTTGGCGTCTCCTATCTTGATCAAAAGCGATACTTGCGTCCCTGAGGAGCGTAAAAGTTTAAGGATttccaaattaatttttggatgcacaaattctttctttattaaatcgaattacataaaaaataaaataaaaacaagaaaaaaatacatatatgtatattaaaatgttcatatatgtatattaaaaagatttaaagaatattgtgaagagaacaaaaataaaactaaaaattgagTTTGATACAACGAATATTGAAGCATTATCATATgcatttgcatttaaattgtTCGTATATTACCTTCCACATTCTTAAAGTCATGGAATTCGGAAATCCCGAAGGACGTGGCCAGTTCGTTACCAATGCATCTCTTTCAGacttctgaaaaaaatataaagtctCTAACTAAATATAGCAGtgctgtaaattaattaaatcttacaACAGGATAGCATtaagtttatatgtatatgtttttcaGTCCCCGTCTGAAACgtctgcaaaattttattttcttcatctttATTTACTCATTCCACGtagaacattttatataatataataattatgacgTTAAATGATTAAGATCTCGTATTGGCGAAAGGAATAGGAACTTATATTCGAGAAAGAAACTTTAAAACGCCACTACCCTCATCGTCAGCCGCTATTACGTATTACTTATGGTAATAAGCGTTATGAAGTAACAAATTTTTGCTACATTCAGCGCCTTCtctatttaatgtattaactGCGTAAAATGTTCGCATAATATTTCCCAATTCATTAGGAATGCTCGTGGCAGTAGCATTTCGTTGTTGTTGGATTTCAGATTCTCTTCGGAACCTTTCGTTGAAGATACGCACAGTCGAGGCACtcgcattattatttcttgaaaacttGTTAATTCTGTTGCGCTTCGAGGAGCGATATAAACACGTTGCATGAAAATAAGATCTGAAACGTTCTTATCATTAACATCGCATATTAGGTTGATTGTGCGTAATGAgagtgtataaataaattataatatcagcCAAAAGTATGGTGTTGTTAGCAAATtacaataagataataatatatttattaacttcaGCTACAGCTAAGAAGTAGAGCAAATTACAGTAAGATGAACAGATAACAAAGTTTGAAAGTACATTATTATcagttatattataatctattaaaattcTGTCTAAAAATTTgtggaatttttttcatttacaaATGTGATAATTTTAGTCTGATTTATCCGATAATATACTACGGTTAATGGCGATTTATTGAAGACGATTTATACTCGTGGCCGAGATTGTCCCATTTCTTTTGAGTGATGCACCAGAATCATTCAGCGCATTCTTCGGCAAACACGCAATTAGATAACATGAGCGGAAGCTTGCtggtattttttttcctgttAATTATGCTCGATCATTTACTTACCTACCGAATTTCCCGAGAATCTTACAGCTTAAATATCTAAACAATTAACTTTCCGTCAAATTTATCGCGATTTCTTTATATCATTAGAAATTTCTTTAACTGCGAAttctttaaaaagtttaaaacaaCTTTGTTCGGTAATGTTCGGTATTGCAAGGAGCAAAATGATAGCGATAATGCACTCATGGCCTCGTGGACAAAATTTTCGCCATTTAAATGTCACGAGGGCGCCGAAGCTGTTTGTGGTAGGCGACTCGTTAACCGCTGTAATAACCACCATCGACGTGCCGTGTATCACATATGTTTTACTTATCTTCATATCTCCATAAATTATCCATCAAGGTCACTTTATGAATTCTATGGAGTACACGAAGGTATGCCTCATTGATTGAGCTCTTATTGGTTACtccaaagaaaatattgacaaACATTGCGAGATCAATTTACTGCAAAAAGTGAAactcgataaattatttacctaAGATTACTTAAAATCATAATTGCCAAAATCAAATAGAGTATATAGTCTATTCTTCTTTTAGactaataaatgtatatataagttacatgattgaaaatatttctacgGCATTGCGATCGAATAAACTCGTTCTTTCAAGACGGGAgatttcgtttttttataGTTGAAATTCGGTAACCTTCGGTGCGGCCTTGAGGTAGAATGGAGAATGTTATAAGTCACTTCTCACGATTAGAATATCGCTCGACCAACACTTGGCTTTTAATTCCCGGAATAATATCATCCATTACATGCATTTATGGGCTAAATCTTGAATTTATCAGTTGTTCCCAGAAGCTATAGTTGCATAAATTATTAGCCAAAATGCTACATTATTAATGAAaccgttatttttattgtcaaGCAACAATTCCGTGttgattacaattaaaaataattactatttaataaaaattaaaaattataaggctCTCGTGATTAAATCGATTAAAGGGAAAAAGGCAGTAAGAGCCGGCGCGGTAAATAGGGcgcaagttatatatatttcttatcgtcaatacataaaaaaattattttttttaaaaattaattactatttaattatttattattgattatttctttataaaacaatCTTCGCTGACCTTTTCATGTCGTgtgcatgaaaaataattaattctacaaTATTCTCAAATAATCTacttactattttattattataatcgtcaattatcagttttatttatctctataTTGGTAATCCCATAATCCATAATAACATTTCATAATATCGTTCTCatacgtaaaaatatgaatcatcgaacgaaaaatgtaaagataatTCGACACGAATTTACGTTTCGTATGAAATATCAAAGGTACTGAAAGAGCAGCCGCAGGCATGATGAGGCGTGCGATGTTACACGGTCAGTCCTCGGCTGTCGTAAGCGTGAcgtaagaagaagaagaagaagaagaagataaagaaaagaagacaGGTGTGACGACCGCAGCCTGTAATAAGAAGACAAAGAGCTTTGTACCGTGAGCATCTTGCCTCTATGCGTAGGCGGATATGCGTTCTTCCTCTTCGAGAGTACTCGGAACTTCATACTCGCATTAGTCGCACCTGTCGTATTTTGCATAAACATTTGCAAGGATGATCTGCTCGGCTGACGAAAAACGTTGCCTTTCGCATTTTCAAAAACAAAGAAGCAGATCattgaattgaattttctTCAGTTATCATAtcgagttatttatttatttgtcttatcagtaatattaaagtttttatgacaataataattgctGATGAAGCccattatcattttaaatcTCTGAAAACGACAACGGTaagatttaatctttttaataatgcacaatttatttttttaaatatatatatatttttttacctgatagtattatatttataacatataaatatactttgcAACACtgtgattttataatttctgtaaGAAACTTTGTCATTAGTTTTTTAGAACTTTGTAGTAGACATATTGCGTGCACAATTTGACACAAGCGTTACATGAATAAATATGTTCTTCGCGATGTTGGATCAATCTTGGCGACAAAAAGAATAGAGAGAAAACGACGTAAATCAATTAAACGCACTCTTCAGATGGTATTTTAGAGAAAATCCAGAAGAAGGCCGTTGTTTTGTGTCCATCTTAATGGTAACCATAATGACCGCCGTAATGACCATAGCCACCGTAGTACGGAAATCCTACAATGAAACAACAATGAagaaatactttaatatttttgtatgaacGATCTGTTTGTTCGGAAAACGCGAATGTGCGTGTGTATATCTGAACGTGAACGATTTCTTTGTATGAAGACAAATTATCATGCATATGTGAGCTGTTTGCATAGTTTGCGTGATATAaacttgtataataaaaaattgtcctagacatttttattcaaaatctATGTATTATTTCGCTGTAAATAACTAATTTATTCTACTTTCCAACCGCATAAACTATATACTTttgcaaagaaatataattaatttgtcacaataaattgtttaaaattggattaaaattttctgattttataataaataaattaaattaattaaattaatataattaaataaaataaattaaacatattttattataaatcctACCGTAGCCAAATCCATGTCCATATCCATGTCCATATCCGTGTCCATATCCGCCGTAGCCGCCATAAAATGGGAATCTATATCCATAGGAATACGGATAGTAACCACCATATCCATAGCCTAAGTATCCCGGTTTTGCAACTGCCACGCCGATTGCAACGGCTAAGAGCAGAACAAGGTACTGCAACAGTAAAGCGAGCAGCAGATTAgactcattaaaaaaaaattccaagaaACTAGTGCAGCTTAAATGTACcttgaagaaaattaaaatcaggTAAACGGAATTTACATGAGCTAAAtccttatttttctcctcCGCAATTACATTGACgagatataatacaaataaactttaaaataatctttttgatGATTTATCTACGGATTAAaacataagaaattaaaaaattaaaagggttaagtgttaattttacatttaatgccTCATTCCACTAactaaatatcttgtataatgaaaaaatttataatgattaGGAAATAGATAGTTGCAAGAAATACGATAATCCACGCAATGagattatcatttttcacatGTATCTATCCTCTTAGATTTTGCTCATGTgtgttgtaataaaataaagcaaatatcACTTTAATGACTGacatttcacaatatcaaaatttcataataatgtcatgtaaatgtaaaataacattatagtattaaatttacaaaaatattaatttaattataagaagtattttctatttattttgtaatattttatcgtcgGTGAGAGAACAACGTCGCAGTAAGTTAAATTACcacgatatttaatttctacaaGAATTTGGATTTAAGTTCTCGTCGCACTTACAATCTTCAGGCACGCCATTCTTTCTCGTATTTGCAATTGTTGTTTGTGGTCCGACTGACGTCTCGTTAACAATCGCACCGATTTTTTCTCATCTGTCGTTGTCGAACACCACTGTCCATCGTTTCTGCGACACTGGTGCTTTTATAAGTAAGGCGGGGTCCCTTCGTGAGGCGGTGGACCCCCCACGAGTGGTACGCTTTTCCGGGGCCTGGTACTGGCCTCCGCCTGTTGTGCTAATAGAAAACTTCATTGTTACCCTGGGATTATGCGAGTTGCGATTTTGCATTATGAAAGAAACGCGACGGGGCGATGTGCGGTAACGCACGTGTGTGACGGGGTCACACATTAGTCCACGCCCGATGGGCGCCTTGACATccaaatttcttctttttccgaCGCGATTGCTCGCGTGTGTCCGCGACGCCGTAAACCCCATATTACGGCGGGAAAGAATCATACGTCGCAACCACCGGTTGCGATACTTAATGCCGCTGCTGTAATCGCTAATCGCTTATCGCCGGCAATAATTCCCGGGCCCGCCGGTGAATCCCAGCAGCAACCCGGGTCCAAAGAGAAGGAAACGCTTTTCTCCGAGTATCGTAACCGAAACAGAAAGAAGTGACAGACGACGCTTACGCCGGTAGATGATTACGTAAACCGGGATTCTGTTACAAAATGTGAAATTATGTTGATAGACTACGCCCGCGCGCTTGATATATGCGTGTCCGATTTGTCAATTGCGTGGCGACATTCCTAGTGACGTCCGTTCCTCTTCGGTCTGCGAGAAAGGAAgaataatttagatattaaaattgaagagGTTCTAGATAGAGAAATTTATTACCTATAATGTGCACTGATTAAATAGAGATGCCGGACTATAACTAAAAGAACCGATCATTAGTCTCCTGATACTcctgaattttgaaaattaaatatgataataaattgaGTATAAATGTAGAACgatcattaataaaatgacGCCCAATTACAATGATATATTGCTCCTTACGGGATACAAGATATATGAGTTTGCCAATCCAACATGtaacagaattaattaattccccAGAGtcttaatttttcgagaacCTCTTTCTCTCACAACCAGGTATTTCaatctatttttatcaaatgcGACGAGTATCTTTTGACCCGCCTTATCAATCATGTCTCAGCAGAACGCATGTAATACATAGTTTGCACAATCACAGGTTTGCATAATAATCACGTGGTTAACAGAAGATGTTGATGTATTACATTGGCTAATTCTAAGTTTCATTCTTTTATAGAAAGTTACCTAAATCTAAATATTCCAAGTATAAGCTCacgtattttgtaaatatagtaTAGTAAGTGTAATAAGTAACGACTGGTAAATcgttaagaattttatgaacaaTTGTACTATTACTTTTCAACTTTTTCAATTGCTACTTCAATCCCTACAGAATTTACAagaatgatattaataactaCAGTTCGCACTTCCGCACAATCGAAACATCATCGATATGAATATTCCACGATTATTATCTTCGTTTTTATCGGAATATGATTTTCTTTGTTACACTTACCTTCACGGTCGATTATCCACGTTTTCCACCGTGTTGATTTATTTTTCCGTTCCCAGCAAACGAGATCGGATCTACAATCGATATTCAGAACAACAAAGGCTTTTCTGCGTGTTACGTAAATTGTTACGCATTTACCTTGAATAATGTATcataataatctatttttataaacctTTTACAATCTTatggaaattataaaaaatatttgtttaaaccaagataagttttaatttaaaaataattattataataaacagttaatatatcaaactacaaatatttaatacgctataataaattaatattgattgtatatattttggtTAAGACTTACGTGTCTTAATTTGGAGTAAAGGAAgattctgttatttttttttatataagtcaaCTATGTCTACGTCTTGTTAACAGTTCTTTTTTCACGCAAGAAAACGGATACTACTAATTGcatgaaaattaaatgtttttaacttTGCGTGCCTTGCATAATCGCGTTTCATATCGTCATTGACGCAGCAGACGCGACGTATATGCAAAATCGTATGGAGGCCACGAAAATTACTGGACCATGCACGCTCCATGCATTATTGTTAGAGACAAAGAATAATAGTGTAGATAAAGGCCAACGGCAATAATCATGAGAACATATTCTATATCATAAATCTTGAGAACGTTGTAATggagactaataataaatacgaatGTACGCGTGTCGCGCAGCGCCTGTAATTTAGTGCGCATGTTAATTATCGACCTATCT is from Temnothorax longispinosus isolate EJ_2023e chromosome 10, Tlon_JGU_v1, whole genome shotgun sequence and encodes:
- the LOC139820642 gene encoding uncharacterized protein, translated to MACLKIYLVLLLAVAIGVAVAKPGYLGYGYGGYYPYSYGYRFPFYGGYGGYGHGYGHGYGHGFGYGFPYYGGYGHYGGHYGYH